A window of Auraticoccus monumenti contains these coding sequences:
- a CDS encoding glutathione peroxidase, translating to MTTLADFRAPALDGRDVALADHLGQVVLVVNTASRCGMTPQYEGLQQLHDTYRDRAFTVLGFPCDQFGHQEPGTEAEIAEFCQLNYGVSFPMFAKVDVNGSAAHPLWSWLREEKGGILGDAIKWNFTKFLVGRDGHVVKRYAPQTEPKSLSEDIEQALTVAA from the coding sequence ATGACGACCCTCGCCGACTTCCGCGCCCCCGCCCTCGACGGGCGCGACGTCGCCCTCGCCGACCACCTCGGACAGGTCGTGCTGGTGGTCAACACCGCCTCGAGGTGCGGGATGACCCCGCAGTACGAGGGTCTCCAGCAGCTCCACGACACCTACCGCGACCGCGCCTTCACCGTCCTCGGCTTCCCCTGCGACCAGTTCGGTCACCAGGAGCCGGGCACCGAGGCCGAGATCGCGGAGTTCTGCCAGCTGAACTACGGCGTCAGCTTCCCGATGTTCGCCAAGGTCGACGTCAACGGCTCCGCCGCCCACCCGCTGTGGTCGTGGCTGCGTGAGGAGAAGGGCGGCATCCTCGGCGACGCCATCAAGTGGAACTTCACCAAGTTCCTGGTCGGCCGCGACGGCCACGTGGTCAAGCGCTACGCGCCGCAGACCGAGCCGAAGTCGTTGTCCGAGGACATCGAGCAGGCCCTGACCGTCGCGGCCTGA
- a CDS encoding lanthionine synthetase LanC family protein: MSEIQVATPPWSGQQAATAVDVLTRPGVAGTVSEGLPGVVAVADEVARLDRVVERVVDALLGGAITTGQDVGWPTWELSPEGRPTTVRAGHPALYDGDAGVAWALAELGTLTGRAEAVELAGRAIRGAVGRSPGGTDVLVGRTGLELASRVVAARVGSAGTSGSRGTGSAPSRLTTGGGMLAPGWDGDLDVGGTGHDLTGGLAGLLLALPPDEHGARRAADLLDALAAGTRREPVGCCWPDVADTAPGARPGRPLCGLAHGASGVVLALVETARRFPPLAADALALADDALAWEAAWFDPVGGGWPDLRDGDISAAAPLWCHGAAGIGLVRLVLLAGSPAGAPWPIETVAADAEVAVAAAQRAVQQALTGVAEHGWDAAPGGLTLCHGLGGPLELLLEASRVWGDAELLATTRTAALTLAERLPEDPWEWPGGLREAEGVAGLFVGFAGAALTLARIAHPEAGVVGAALLGLEVGVLTGAG; this comes from the coding sequence GTGAGCGAGATCCAGGTGGCCACGCCGCCGTGGTCGGGGCAGCAGGCGGCGACCGCCGTCGATGTGCTGACGCGGCCGGGCGTTGCTGGAACCGTAAGCGAGGGGCTGCCGGGTGTGGTGGCCGTCGCGGATGAGGTGGCCCGCCTGGACCGGGTCGTCGAGCGGGTGGTGGACGCGCTGCTGGGGGGCGCCATCACCACCGGCCAGGACGTCGGCTGGCCGACGTGGGAGCTGTCGCCGGAGGGACGTCCCACCACCGTCAGGGCCGGCCACCCGGCCCTCTACGACGGGGACGCCGGCGTCGCCTGGGCCCTGGCCGAGCTCGGGACCCTGACCGGCCGCGCGGAGGCGGTGGAGCTGGCCGGACGAGCGATCCGGGGCGCCGTGGGCCGCAGCCCGGGAGGAACGGACGTGCTCGTCGGTCGGACCGGGCTCGAGCTGGCCTCCCGCGTGGTCGCCGCCCGCGTCGGGTCGGCCGGCACCTCCGGCTCCCGTGGGACCGGCTCCGCACCGTCCCGCCTCACCACGGGCGGGGGCATGCTCGCGCCCGGGTGGGACGGCGACCTCGACGTCGGTGGGACGGGGCACGACCTGACCGGTGGTCTAGCTGGCCTCCTGCTGGCGCTACCCCCGGACGAGCACGGCGCACGTCGTGCCGCGGACCTGCTCGACGCCCTGGCAGCCGGCACCCGACGTGAGCCGGTCGGCTGCTGCTGGCCCGACGTCGCCGACACCGCCCCTGGTGCACGGCCGGGACGTCCCCTGTGCGGGCTGGCCCACGGGGCGAGCGGGGTGGTGCTGGCCCTGGTCGAGACCGCACGCCGCTTCCCGCCGCTGGCCGCGGACGCCCTGGCCCTGGCCGACGACGCCCTGGCCTGGGAGGCCGCCTGGTTCGACCCGGTGGGCGGCGGCTGGCCGGACCTGCGCGACGGCGACATCTCCGCCGCCGCGCCGCTGTGGTGCCACGGCGCCGCGGGCATCGGGCTGGTCCGGCTGGTGCTGCTGGCCGGCTCCCCGGCCGGTGCCCCGTGGCCGATCGAGACCGTCGCCGCCGACGCCGAGGTGGCCGTGGCCGCCGCACAGCGGGCCGTGCAGCAGGCGCTGACCGGTGTCGCCGAGCACGGCTGGGACGCCGCACCCGGCGGCCTGACCCTCTGCCACGGGTTGGGTGGACCGCTGGAGCTGCTGCTGGAGGCGTCCAGGGTGTGGGGTGACGCCGAGCTGCTCGCCACCACGCGCACCGCCGCCCTCACCCTGGCCGAGCGGCTGCCCGAGGACCCCTGGGAGTGGCCCGGCGGCCTGCGCGAGGCGGAGGGGGTGGCCGGTCTCTTCGTCGGGTTCGCCGGTGCCGCTCTGACGCTGGCGCGGATCGCCCACCCGGAGGCGGGGGTGGTGGGCGCCGCCCTGCTCGGGCTCGAGGTGGGGGTCCTGACCGGCGCTGGGTGA
- a CDS encoding T3SS effector HopA1 family protein: protein MTGAGVASFSPAHAADVLAAARVWTGVRHADVPADELYRCWYAAPAAVAAWDPWWPPLGRLLRAGHAGSRSWTGPVRVARVGLAGTVVTRSASGDVRAHCRGDYVGTLGAGRDPVAGLDVRVLRRGGAHQVDGWWRTWGGGWSSTPGPRLSRLYLAPRTDSVVELVALLTRWLVDLERPWMLKCVAEPDLLGRPDAVVVYLPDDERESLWAAVARDVAGSTRPVRVPLTAPLGPGVGWAHEPGNGTSFGETRCRLLAAALSAWEATGAGPAVEADPDLLLEHVAGQLRHHGVDPAAPHARTEGSGLPEDASPGAGGGTRLAGDAARTSGDATRSADAAGTSGGGTRSGDAAGTSGGRTRSGDAAGTSGDAAGTSGDAAGTSGDAAGTSEDAARTSEDAARTSEGAGPHRQKEES from the coding sequence GTGACCGGGGCCGGGGTGGCGTCCTTCTCGCCCGCGCACGCCGCCGACGTCCTCGCCGCGGCCCGGGTCTGGACCGGTGTGCGGCACGCCGACGTCCCCGCCGACGAGCTGTACCGGTGCTGGTACGCCGCCCCCGCCGCCGTCGCGGCCTGGGACCCGTGGTGGCCGCCGCTGGGCCGCCTGCTCCGGGCGGGGCACGCCGGCAGCCGGAGCTGGACCGGGCCCGTCCGGGTGGCCCGGGTGGGCCTGGCCGGCACGGTGGTGACCAGGAGCGCGTCAGGGGACGTCCGCGCCCACTGCCGCGGTGACTACGTCGGGACGCTCGGCGCCGGACGGGATCCGGTCGCGGGGCTCGACGTCCGGGTGCTGCGCCGCGGTGGTGCCCACCAGGTCGACGGCTGGTGGCGCACCTGGGGCGGCGGGTGGTCGAGCACACCGGGACCGCGGCTCAGCCGTCTCTACCTGGCCCCGCGGACCGACTCGGTGGTCGAGCTGGTGGCCCTGCTCACCCGGTGGCTGGTGGACCTGGAACGGCCCTGGATGCTCAAGTGCGTGGCCGAGCCGGACCTGCTCGGACGTCCGGACGCGGTGGTGGTCTACCTGCCCGACGACGAGCGGGAGTCGTTGTGGGCGGCGGTGGCCCGGGACGTGGCGGGGTCGACCCGTCCCGTCCGGGTGCCGCTGACCGCCCCGCTCGGTCCGGGCGTCGGCTGGGCGCACGAGCCCGGGAACGGCACCAGCTTCGGGGAGACACGCTGCCGGTTGCTGGCGGCCGCTCTCTCCGCCTGGGAGGCCACCGGCGCCGGGCCGGCCGTCGAGGCGGACCCGGACCTGCTGCTGGAGCACGTCGCCGGCCAGCTCCGACACCACGGGGTCGACCCGGCCGCCCCGCACGCCAGGACCGAGGGGTCGGGGCTTCCGGAGGACGCGAGCCCGGGAGCAGGGGGAGGAACCCGGCTGGCGGGGGACGCCGCCCGCACGAGCGGGGACGCAACCCGCAGTGCGGACGCAGCGGGCACGAGCGGGGGCGGAACCCGCAGCGGGGACGCAGCGGGCACGAGCGGGGGCAGAACCCGCAGCGGGGACGCAGCCGGCACGAGCGGGGACGCAGCCGGCACGAGCGGGGACGCAGCCGGCACGAGCGGGGACGCAGCCGGCACGAGCGAGGACGCAGCCCGCACGAGCGAGGACGCAGCCCGCACGAGCGAGGGCGCAGGACCACACCGTCAGAAGGAGGAGTCGTGA
- a CDS encoding aminoglycoside phosphotransferase family protein: MRTAPVLLRDAVALGLADPAEVLAGRTVLVPQWRSNRVHRLEGAGSVLAYVKQPGPASVLDGDDTVAVERAAWEALRGRVLLPRVLGGPDAVGGAGQGETSVVVRGDADGSTGGAVTASRGDAVTGTPGAAAGAGVRGEPVADDAPPGWTGTVVRGDAVARGVPDGEVGAVVRGDSAAHQVPGGDAVWTAPLPGVQLDRLLGDPVRLSVASTALGRELARLHAVPAAPGTGPARLPWPLHPERPLPSMAGAPEGSPAADVLAAVREPALAAALAGAARAWRRGVWVHGDLTAANVLHDGDRVGLLDWEAGGAGDPDWDVVCAAAVLHELGGAPSVQRFLASYAEAGGPGRVAAPLACVHSVVTAWQLAVQVEHLAPSGRGGEPSGRADEGSRDGLDQDVATRLGRARRLAGLSGVRP; the protein is encoded by the coding sequence ATGAGGACGGCACCGGTCCTGCTCCGCGACGCGGTGGCCCTCGGCCTGGCCGATCCCGCCGAGGTGCTGGCGGGGCGGACGGTGCTGGTCCCGCAGTGGCGTTCCAACCGGGTCCACCGGCTGGAGGGGGCGGGATCGGTGCTGGCCTACGTCAAGCAGCCCGGACCGGCGTCGGTGCTCGACGGCGACGACACGGTCGCGGTCGAGCGGGCGGCGTGGGAGGCGCTGCGGGGCCGGGTGCTGCTGCCCCGGGTCCTCGGTGGACCCGACGCGGTGGGTGGCGCCGGGCAGGGGGAGACGTCGGTGGTGGTCCGGGGGGACGCCGACGGCTCCACGGGAGGTGCGGTGACGGCGTCTCGGGGGGACGCCGTCACCGGCACACCGGGTGCGGCGGCGGGTGCGGGGGTCCGGGGGGAGCCCGTCGCCGACGACGCCCCTCCGGGGTGGACGGGCACGGTGGTTCGGGGGGACGCCGTCGCCCGTGGGGTCCCGGATGGGGAGGTGGGCGCGGTGGTTCGGGGGGACTCCGCCGCCCACCAGGTCCCGGGCGGGGACGCGGTCTGGACCGCGCCCCTGCCCGGGGTCCAGCTGGACCGGCTGCTCGGGGACCCGGTCCGGCTGAGTGTGGCCTCGACGGCCCTGGGACGGGAGCTGGCCCGGCTGCACGCGGTCCCGGCGGCTCCTGGCACGGGGCCGGCCCGGCTGCCCTGGCCGCTGCACCCGGAGCGGCCGCTGCCCTCGATGGCCGGGGCGCCGGAGGGTTCACCCGCCGCCGACGTGCTGGCCGCGGTGCGTGAGCCGGCTCTGGCCGCCGCGCTGGCCGGGGCGGCACGGGCGTGGCGCCGAGGGGTGTGGGTGCACGGAGACCTCACCGCGGCCAACGTCCTCCACGACGGGGACCGGGTGGGGCTGCTCGACTGGGAGGCCGGCGGGGCCGGGGACCCGGACTGGGACGTGGTCTGCGCGGCCGCGGTGCTGCACGAGCTGGGCGGTGCCCCGTCGGTGCAGCGCTTCCTCGCCTCCTACGCCGAGGCCGGTGGCCCGGGTCGGGTCGCCGCCCCGCTGGCCTGCGTCCACTCGGTGGTGACGGCGTGGCAGCTGGCCGTGCAGGTGGAGCACCTGGCGCCGTCGGGCCGTGGCGGTGAGCCCTCGGGGCGCGCCGACGAGGGGTCCCGCGATGGGCTGGACCAGGACGTCGCGACCCGGCTGGGTCGGGCCCGTCGGCTGGCCGGGCTGTCGGGGGTCCGGCCGTGA
- a CDS encoding chymotrypsin family serine protease — protein MTEQGAESQARSRIRPVKERVEDALILRPGVVGVDIAEKQTGGEPTGQLSIVVFVEQKLPAGDVPAEQLVPDEIDGIPTDVQELEIELQPGSMKVLAGDEPLLDPAVYPTMVGGISMGPQRTIYLAPPDVPSPGNYVFSGTLGAMVRDRASGATMALTNFHVACVDTTWSVGDVMVQPSRADDDANDDPFGTLARAQLTDTVDGAVVRLDAGQAWDATVTGIGAVAGRATATVGMAVQKRGRTTEHTFGSVVSTDFTLQVDYGNGIGVRTFRHQLRIAPDTTRSPRFSDRGDSGSVVMDTARNVVGLLFAGSRDGSFTFANPIQMALDALGVDLITGPVVTGSRMVICQPSRIKIFCGGPLISRQVVCVTRAVWCPTRTVITCPPPTRRPICWDQEWPFDPPGPFGPGQGAPSAGDAVAASGVPAGASAAELEAYWAGYLTALEEAVAAEQQGEQA, from the coding sequence ATGACGGAGCAGGGAGCAGAGAGCCAGGCACGGTCGAGGATCCGACCGGTCAAGGAGCGGGTGGAGGACGCGCTGATCCTCCGGCCCGGCGTGGTCGGGGTGGACATCGCGGAGAAGCAGACCGGGGGCGAGCCGACCGGGCAGCTGAGCATCGTGGTCTTCGTCGAGCAGAAGCTGCCGGCCGGGGACGTGCCGGCGGAGCAGCTGGTGCCGGACGAGATCGACGGCATCCCCACCGACGTGCAGGAGCTCGAGATCGAGCTGCAGCCGGGGTCGATGAAGGTGCTGGCCGGGGATGAGCCGCTGCTGGACCCTGCGGTCTACCCGACCATGGTGGGCGGCATCTCGATGGGGCCCCAGCGCACCATCTACCTCGCGCCGCCGGACGTCCCCTCCCCGGGGAACTACGTGTTCAGCGGCACCCTGGGGGCCATGGTCCGGGACCGGGCCAGCGGCGCCACGATGGCCCTGACCAACTTCCACGTCGCCTGCGTGGACACCACCTGGTCCGTCGGTGACGTCATGGTGCAGCCGTCGCGGGCCGACGACGACGCCAACGACGACCCGTTCGGCACCCTCGCCCGGGCCCAGCTCACCGACACGGTCGACGGCGCGGTGGTCCGGCTCGACGCCGGTCAGGCCTGGGACGCGACGGTGACCGGCATCGGGGCGGTGGCCGGTCGGGCCACGGCGACGGTGGGGATGGCGGTGCAGAAGCGCGGCCGGACCACCGAGCACACCTTCGGGTCGGTGGTTTCGACCGACTTCACCCTCCAGGTCGACTACGGCAACGGCATCGGGGTGCGGACCTTCCGCCACCAGCTGAGGATCGCCCCCGACACGACGCGCTCACCGCGCTTCTCCGACCGGGGTGACTCCGGGTCGGTGGTGATGGACACCGCCCGCAACGTGGTCGGGCTGCTGTTCGCCGGCTCGCGCGACGGCTCCTTCACCTTCGCCAACCCCATCCAGATGGCCCTGGACGCCCTCGGGGTGGACCTGATCACGGGTCCGGTGGTGACGGGCAGCCGGATGGTGATCTGCCAGCCGTCGCGGATCAAGATCTTCTGCGGGGGCCCGCTGATCAGCCGGCAGGTCGTGTGCGTGACGCGGGCGGTCTGGTGCCCGACCCGGACGGTGATCACGTGCCCGCCGCCCACCCGGCGCCCGATCTGCTGGGACCAGGAGTGGCCCTTCGACCCGCCCGGTCCCTTCGGTCCGGGTCAGGGCGCTCCCTCGGCGGGGGACGCGGTCGCCGCGTCGGGCGTCCCGGCCGGGGCGTCGGCGGCGGAGCTCGAGGCCTACTGGGCCGGCTACCTGACGGCGCTGGAGGAGGCGGTCGCCGCCGAGCAGCAGGGCGAGCAGGCATGA